Proteins encoded together in one Terriglobia bacterium window:
- a CDS encoding monovalent cation/H+ antiporter complex subunit F: protein MNNVWLITAFLLMLGFVPCGIVAFTKDAASRLVGLECGTVLAVVIMMLLAEGYHRSFLFDLALMMALLSFGGGMVFARFLERWM from the coding sequence ATGAACAATGTCTGGCTCATTACCGCATTCCTGTTGATGCTGGGATTCGTCCCCTGCGGGATTGTGGCGTTCACGAAGGATGCCGCCAGCCGTCTGGTGGGCCTGGAGTGCGGAACGGTTTTAGCTGTAGTAATCATGATGCTGCTTGCCGAGGGGTACCACCGCAGCTTTCTGTTCGATCTGGCTCTGATGATGGCGCTGCTCTCATTCGGCGGCGGAATGGTGTTTGCGCGTTTCCTGGAGCGCTGGATGTGA